In Nitrososphaerota archaeon, a single genomic region encodes these proteins:
- the cofD gene encoding 2-phospho-L-lactate transferase — MKVVAIAGGTGSAKLIRGLSYLGPDLTVVANVGDNIWMHGLYVCPDLDIALYTLAGIADKSRGWGVEGDTFNSLAGLRALNTESWFALGDRDLATHIVRTALLRSGASLTEVTEKLRRDLHATSRVLPATDDPLETHVRTKKGLLHLQEFWVREGGRPGVTGVEYRGAARSRPSPQVADSIKGADRIVLCPANPVTSIGPILAIPGFPKLLQGARARITALSPMLGSSPFSGPAAKLMKAAGLRPNSLGVAVRYSGFLDAILIDSKDAGLAEEISNQGVQCHLSDIRMAGPEDETRLARAVLRA; from the coding sequence TTGAAGGTAGTAGCTATCGCCGGAGGGACAGGGTCAGCCAAGCTCATCCGGGGCCTCTCCTATCTCGGGCCAGACTTGACCGTGGTCGCGAACGTGGGCGACAATATCTGGATGCACGGCCTCTATGTATGCCCGGACTTGGACATCGCGCTGTACACGCTCGCCGGCATCGCTGACAAATCGCGCGGATGGGGGGTCGAGGGGGACACTTTCAATTCGCTCGCAGGGCTCAGGGCCCTGAACACGGAATCCTGGTTCGCACTGGGCGACAGGGACCTGGCCACCCACATCGTCCGCACCGCACTCCTTCGCTCAGGCGCGTCTCTGACTGAAGTGACCGAGAAGCTGCGGAGGGATCTCCATGCGACCTCCAGAGTCCTCCCGGCCACCGACGACCCTCTAGAAACCCACGTCAGGACGAAGAAGGGCCTCCTGCACCTGCAGGAGTTCTGGGTTCGCGAGGGCGGACGCCCGGGTGTCACCGGGGTGGAGTACCGGGGCGCCGCCAGATCGAGACCGAGCCCTCAGGTTGCTGATTCGATCAAAGGAGCGGACCGCATAGTCCTTTGCCCGGCGAACCCCGTCACCAGCATCGGACCCATCCTTGCCATCCCGGGATTCCCCAAGCTCCTTCAGGGAGCCCGCGCGAGGATCACCGCCCTCTCCCCAATGCTTGGGTCATCACCATTCAGCGGTCCGGCGGCGAAGCTGATGAAGGCTGCAGGACTTCGACCAAACTCTCTCGGGGTGGCAGTGAGGTATTCGGGCTTCCTGGACGCAATCCTGATCGACAGTAAAGACGCGGGCCTCGCTGAGGAGATTTCGAACCAGGGCGTGCAATGCCATCTTTCAGACATCAGGATGGCCGGCCCAGAAGACGAGACAAGGCTTGCCAGGGCGGTTCTGAGGGCTTGA
- the cofE gene encoding coenzyme F420-0:L-glutamate ligase has translation MSRVEIFPVGGIPEVKKGSDIANMIMEATARERLALQEHDVVVVKQKAVSKAEGRVVELRRVKPGRRASALARAQGKDPRLVELVLRESVRVVRAGHGVIITETRHGLVCANSGVDQSNVGRGFAALLPVDPDLSARRIRRGLEASTGKKLAVIVSDTFGRPWRRGQTDVAIGCSGIEPLVSYRGRKDAFGYELRVTEPAVVDELAGAAELAVGKLERIPVAVVRGAIYARGESGIGSLVMKRERDLFR, from the coding sequence TTGAGCAGGGTAGAGATCTTCCCAGTCGGCGGGATCCCGGAAGTCAAGAAGGGCTCGGACATCGCCAATATGATCATGGAAGCGACCGCACGGGAGAGGCTGGCCCTCCAAGAGCACGACGTGGTGGTAGTCAAGCAGAAAGCAGTCTCCAAGGCCGAGGGGAGGGTCGTCGAGCTTCGCAGGGTCAAACCCGGGAGACGAGCGTCTGCGCTCGCCCGGGCCCAGGGCAAGGACCCAAGGCTCGTCGAGCTGGTCCTACGGGAATCGGTGCGCGTCGTTCGGGCCGGGCACGGGGTGATCATCACCGAGACAAGGCACGGGCTGGTCTGCGCGAATTCAGGGGTGGACCAGTCCAACGTCGGGAGGGGCTTCGCAGCCCTCCTTCCGGTGGACCCTGACCTGAGCGCCAGAAGGATAAGGCGAGGCCTGGAAGCCTCGACCGGCAAGAAACTCGCGGTCATCGTCTCCGACACCTTCGGAAGGCCATGGAGAAGGGGGCAGACCGACGTCGCCATCGGCTGTTCTGGCATCGAGCCCCTGGTCTCCTACAGGGGAAGGAAGGATGCTTTCGGCTACGAGCTCAGGGTGACCGAACCTGCCGTCGTGGACGAGTTGGCAGGGGCGGCCGAGCTCGCGGTGGGCAAACTCGAGAGGATCCCCGTGGCCGTGGTCCGAGGCGCCATCTACGCCCGGGGGGAAAGCGGGATAGGATCCCTGGTCATGAAGCGGGAAAGAGACCTTTTCAGGTGA
- a CDS encoding Mrp/NBP35 family ATP-binding protein — MPTKEDVLKALAEVRDPELGRDVVSLHMIDDVKVDGGSVEFTLNLTTPACPLRNRLEEAARDAVKALPGVSAVRMKTGSTVFATRDYAQSEMLKGVKNIIAVASGKGGVGKSTIATNLAVALAGSGAKVGLLDADVYGPNIPHMMGVEDGADVRDDLIIPPVAHGVKVASLGFFYKDETPVIWRGPMVAGAVRQLLTQVEWGDLDYLVVDLPPGTGDSSLTLAQTVPLGGIVIVTTPQDAALSIAAKALAMFRRLNVPILGVVENMSYFVCPHCGEKTPVFSSGGGKKMATQQNVDFLGEIPLVLAVREQSDLGVPVVAARPGSPEADIFREFAFRVAGMVSIVAYSKMSK, encoded by the coding sequence TTGCCCACCAAAGAGGACGTGCTGAAGGCATTGGCTGAGGTCAGGGACCCCGAGCTCGGGAGGGACGTGGTGTCGCTTCACATGATCGATGACGTCAAGGTCGATGGAGGGAGTGTCGAGTTCACACTGAACCTGACCACCCCTGCCTGCCCGCTGAGGAATCGGCTCGAAGAGGCTGCCAGGGACGCCGTGAAAGCCCTGCCCGGCGTGAGTGCGGTCCGGATGAAGACGGGTTCCACAGTCTTCGCAACCCGGGACTACGCGCAGTCAGAGATGCTGAAGGGGGTCAAGAACATCATCGCGGTGGCAAGCGGGAAGGGAGGCGTCGGGAAGTCGACGATTGCGACCAACCTTGCGGTGGCCCTGGCGGGGTCGGGGGCCAAGGTGGGCCTGCTCGACGCTGACGTGTACGGCCCCAACATCCCGCACATGATGGGGGTGGAGGACGGCGCGGACGTCAGGGACGATTTGATCATCCCCCCGGTAGCCCACGGGGTAAAGGTCGCCTCGCTGGGGTTCTTCTACAAGGACGAGACTCCGGTGATATGGAGGGGGCCCATGGTGGCCGGAGCGGTGAGGCAGCTCCTCACCCAGGTCGAGTGGGGAGACCTGGACTACCTTGTGGTCGATCTCCCTCCGGGGACGGGGGATAGCTCCCTTACCCTTGCGCAGACGGTCCCTCTGGGAGGGATAGTAATCGTCACCACCCCCCAGGACGCCGCACTCAGCATCGCGGCGAAGGCCCTGGCGATGTTCCGGAGGTTGAACGTGCCAATCCTCGGAGTAGTGGAGAACATGAGCTACTTCGTCTGTCCTCACTGCGGGGAGAAGACGCCCGTCTTCTCGAGTGGAGGAGGGAAGAAGATGGCTACCCAGCAGAATGTGGATTTCCTCGGGGAGATACCGCTTGTCCTTGCGGTCAGGGAGCAGTCCGACTTGGGGGTCCCCGTCGTTGCAGCGAGGCCTGGTTCGCCTGAGGCGGACATCTTCAGGGAGTTCGCGTTCCGCGTAGCCGGGATGGTTAGCATCGTGGCCTACTCAAAGATGAGCAAATGA
- a CDS encoding Rid family detoxifying hydrolase has product MKKEVRSQRAPAPVGPYSQAVDAGSVYCAGQIGTNPSTGLLEVGIAAQTRRALQNIDEVLMAAGLTIKDVVKTSVFVADMSEYAQMNEEYAKHFSPPYPARTTVQAAALPRGARVEIDAIAVR; this is encoded by the coding sequence ATGAAGAAAGAGGTACGATCACAGCGGGCCCCCGCTCCAGTCGGCCCCTATTCCCAGGCTGTCGACGCGGGCTCCGTCTACTGCGCAGGTCAGATTGGCACCAACCCTTCGACCGGACTGCTCGAAGTTGGGATCGCCGCCCAGACAAGGCGTGCGCTTCAGAACATCGACGAAGTGCTGATGGCAGCAGGGCTGACAATCAAGGACGTCGTGAAGACTTCGGTCTTTGTTGCAGACATGTCGGAGTACGCGCAGATGAACGAGGAGTACGCCAAGCACTTCTCCCCTCCCTACCCCGCGCGGACCACTGTCCAGGCGGCGGCGCTCCCCAGGGGCGCCAGAGTCGAAATCGACGCCATCGCGGTGCGCTAG
- a CDS encoding nucleoside 2-deoxyribosyltransferase, protein MKVYLSVPMIANRALGRAQLMAKAIVDSGHEVSSPWVLGALEKPNPAVLNVFHRDREGAETSDAIVADVTEPSIGVGMEIMAAYKARKRIILVARRGAVTSRMLEHMDRKETVEYTSDEDLYDRLVRVLR, encoded by the coding sequence TTGAAGGTCTACCTGTCGGTGCCCATGATAGCAAACCGGGCACTCGGCCGTGCCCAGCTGATGGCCAAGGCGATTGTGGATTCCGGCCATGAAGTGAGTTCTCCTTGGGTCCTCGGGGCCCTGGAAAAGCCCAATCCTGCCGTACTCAACGTTTTCCACAGAGACAGGGAGGGGGCCGAGACCAGCGACGCCATCGTGGCAGACGTGACCGAACCGAGCATAGGCGTGGGCATGGAGATCATGGCTGCCTACAAGGCAAGAAAGCGCATTATCCTAGTTGCGAGGAGAGGTGCCGTCACCTCGAGGATGCTCGAGCACATGGACCGCAAGGAGACCGTCGAGTACACTTCCGACGAGGACCTATACGACAGGCTGGTCCGCGTCCTGCGCTAG
- a CDS encoding adenosine-specific kinase — protein sequence MKTFEVILEVPEGFQLILGQAHFIKTVEDLYEALATSMPGIKFGVAFCEASGKALVRSDGSDGRSIRLAREWALKIGAGHSFAIVLNGAFPINVLNRVKAVDEVVGVYCATSNAVTVLVAETRQGRGVLGVVDGVAPRGHESKTDRRERHALLRKIGYKR from the coding sequence GTGAAGACCTTCGAGGTGATACTGGAGGTGCCGGAAGGATTTCAGCTGATACTCGGACAGGCCCACTTCATCAAGACCGTAGAAGACCTGTACGAGGCGCTTGCAACCTCCATGCCGGGCATCAAGTTCGGGGTCGCCTTCTGCGAGGCCTCAGGCAAGGCCCTGGTCAGGTCCGACGGGTCTGACGGTAGGTCGATCAGGCTGGCCAGAGAATGGGCGCTCAAGATCGGCGCGGGCCATTCCTTCGCCATCGTCCTCAACGGTGCGTTCCCTATCAACGTCCTCAACAGGGTCAAGGCCGTGGACGAGGTGGTTGGGGTCTACTGCGCTACCTCCAACGCAGTCACGGTACTGGTCGCCGAAACCAGGCAGGGGAGGGGAGTCCTGGGAGTGGTCGACGGGGTTGCACCCAGGGGGCACGAATCGAAGACCGACAGGCGGGAAAGGCATGCCCTCCTGCGAAAGATAGGGTACAAGCGATAG
- a CDS encoding DUF87 domain-containing protein — protein MLRKESNDILVIASPREHVRVGDYLVAAEEHKSLVLQVYDERYLDVEGIEEEIAREEILSASAPGTTSDPTDLTTISTLIRDMRILLCKARGTISNGKLTPRIDWMPSRTSSKVARLMVDELSEALTPLGQRRIKIGSVDSDSGFSISAESLDGRITVITGRKESGKSHLAKMLLRGLLEHGAYSVVFDLNDEYGTIGHREDGSKIPIAGKVKVMRPGRDLKFSLATIGLRSITNLLSHSLDMPGTSLREFVKIWEQLEERGELTLASLEAAIHQWRCNEFVRDALFARYHTIASCGLFTDSPQQQFDLQEFFTPNRGGGSLVVTLSGVSPLNRRMVVELMLSKLVELLERRRIPPIFLFAEEAHLYLRETYWEDLITRMRHFGVFTVFVTNQPDAIDQKIYRQVDNIFLYNFSNDSDLNLVSQASMVDADTVRAIVRTLPPRMCLLLGYAVRNLPIVVSIDPFDSPASGTTRRFFEETVELNAFSQTA, from the coding sequence GTGCTCCGGAAGGAGTCGAACGACATCCTCGTCATCGCATCCCCCAGGGAGCACGTCCGCGTGGGTGACTACCTTGTCGCCGCGGAGGAGCACAAGAGCCTGGTGTTGCAGGTCTACGATGAAAGGTACCTGGATGTCGAGGGGATCGAAGAGGAGATCGCCAGGGAGGAGATCCTATCTGCCTCCGCCCCCGGTACCACCTCGGACCCGACCGACCTGACCACAATATCGACCCTCATCAGGGACATGCGCATCCTGCTCTGCAAGGCCCGGGGCACGATTTCGAACGGCAAGCTGACCCCCCGCATAGACTGGATGCCCTCCCGGACCAGCTCCAAGGTCGCAAGGCTGATGGTCGACGAGCTCTCGGAGGCCCTGACCCCCCTTGGACAGAGGAGGATCAAGATCGGAAGCGTCGACTCAGACTCGGGTTTCTCCATATCAGCCGAGTCCCTCGACGGGAGGATTACGGTGATAACGGGCCGAAAGGAGTCTGGGAAGTCCCATCTCGCGAAGATGCTTCTGAGGGGGCTCCTGGAGCACGGCGCCTACTCGGTGGTTTTCGACCTCAACGACGAGTACGGGACCATCGGCCATCGCGAGGACGGGAGCAAGATCCCGATCGCAGGGAAGGTGAAGGTGATGAGGCCTGGGCGCGACCTGAAGTTCTCTCTGGCTACCATAGGCCTCCGCTCCATCACCAACCTCCTTTCCCATTCCCTCGACATGCCGGGCACATCGCTCAGAGAGTTCGTGAAGATCTGGGAGCAGCTAGAAGAACGCGGCGAACTGACACTCGCCTCCCTGGAGGCAGCCATCCACCAGTGGCGGTGCAACGAGTTCGTGCGGGACGCCCTCTTCGCGAGGTATCACACCATCGCCTCGTGCGGCCTCTTCACCGACTCCCCCCAGCAGCAGTTCGACCTCCAGGAGTTCTTCACGCCCAACCGAGGTGGGGGGTCGCTGGTGGTGACTCTGAGCGGCGTCTCGCCCCTGAACCGCAGGATGGTGGTTGAGCTCATGCTCTCGAAGCTTGTGGAGTTGCTCGAGAGAAGGAGAATACCTCCAATCTTCCTCTTCGCCGAAGAAGCCCATCTCTACCTCCGCGAGACCTACTGGGAAGACCTGATAACGAGGATGCGGCACTTCGGGGTCTTCACAGTCTTCGTGACCAACCAACCCGACGCCATAGACCAGAAGATATACAGACAGGTGGACAACATATTCCTCTACAACTTCAGCAACGACTCGGACCTCAACCTCGTGTCCCAGGCCTCCATGGTGGACGCGGACACGGTCAGGGCCATCGTGAGGACACTGCCGCCTAGGATGTGCCTCCTTCTGGGCTACGCAGTGAGGAACCTTCCCATAGTGGTGAGCATCGACCCGTTCGATTCGCCAGCGAGCGGGACAACCCGCCGGTTTTTCGAGGAAACCGTCGAGCTGAACGCGTTCAGCCAGACTGCCTAA